One window of Populus nigra chromosome 5, ddPopNigr1.1, whole genome shotgun sequence genomic DNA carries:
- the LOC133694884 gene encoding L10-interacting MYB domain-containing protein-like: MDGSDTHDKASWSKAMLHTFCNICITAIERGMRPNTHFDKAGWKFVVQSFKDQTGLSLSKSQLKNKWDGIKKDWRVWKKLITETGVGWSTELGTISATDEWWQSKIQEMRGAKKFRHVGIEPSLCAKYDIMFTNIVATGQYAWTPSQGLLSDEDNVTAGMRNTTNEDTNMEEGSGDSEEDAIPDFTRDVSNMVGGSNVAHSCSNPSSSKRKGAHQTTPQSRKKKRGTGMGAVLVARMDKLVETVSMPRGITAPCRDKKGCSIEEVMEELHSIDGVTFGSALHTFATKFFCARSKREMWAAMGCIDRKVSWLKIMFDQHRQT; the protein is encoded by the exons ATGGATGGGTCTGACACACATGATAAAGCTTCTTGGAGCAAGGCAATGTTGCATACGTTTTGCAACATTTGCATTACAGCTATTGAGAGAGGCATGAGACCAAACACACATTTTGACAAAGCTGGCTGGAAATTTGTCGTACAGTCATTCAAAGATCAAACAGGCCTTTCCTTATCAAAATCTCAGCTTAAAAACAAATGGGATGGGATTAAAAAGGACTGGAGGgtatggaaaaaattaataactgaAACTGGAGTTGGTTGGTCTACTGAACTTGGGACCATCTCAGCAACTGATGAATGGTGGCAATCAAAAATTCAG GAAATGAGAGGAGCAAAGAAGTTTAGGCATGTCGGCATAGAGCCCTCGTTGTGTGCCAAGTACGATATCATGTTTACTAACATAGTGGCCACGGGACAATATGCTTGGACTCCCTCACAAGGACTCTTATCAGATGAAGATAATGTGACTGCTGGAATGAGGAATACAACCAATGAGGATACTAATATGGAAGAAGGAAGTGGCGACTCTGAAGAGGATGCAATCCCTGATTTCACACGTGATGTTAGCAATATGGTTGGTGGAAGCAATGTCGCACACAGTTGCAGCAACCCCAGCAGTTCAAAGAGAAAGGGTGCACATCAGACTACACCTCAATcgcgaaaaaagaaaaggggaactGGAATGGGAGCAGTACTAGTTGCACGTATGGATAAACTTGTTGAGACTGTCTCCATGCCTAGAGGGATCACAGCTCCTTGTAGAGATAAAAAAGGTTGTAGCATTGAAGAGGTAATGGAAGAACTGCACTCTATTGATGGAGTTACCTTTGGTAGTGCATTGCATACCTTTGCAACTAAATTCTTCTGTGCGAGGAGCAAGAGGGAGATGTGGGCTGCAATGGGTTGTATTGATAGAAAAGTATCATGGCTGAAAATAATGTTTGACCAACACAGACAAACTTAG
- the LOC133694883 gene encoding uncharacterized protein LOC133694883 produces MDSHWFSTLFDGDYDDIMNNVADYVNYGNSSVNDGDCSDNNSSDTDDDDDNDSDEEALGASNREVQERFQHSGETISRYFNEVLRSVCSLATDLIQPADPGFVNTPREIVNNPRYMPHFKNCVGAIDGTHVHACVSFENQIPFIGRKGVPTQNVMAACSFDMQFTFVWAGWEGSAHDTRIFLEAIDNPRIKFPKPPEGKYYLVDSGYPNEYGFLGPYRGHRYHLQEFRRRGQPQTREEIFNRMHSSIRCVIERTFGVWKKRWRILQNMPSFNYKTQVRIVVASMAIHNYIRRTSMQDVAFMEFDRHPDFVPDDFLTDVAPHSQSQGHQRPSRMDYVRDGIAASLMTEL; encoded by the exons ATGGATTCGCACTGGTTTTCAACACTTTTTGACGGGGATTATGATGACATAATGAATAACGTTGCCGATTACGTTAATTATGGTAATTCTTCTGTAAATGATGGAGATTGCAGTGATAATAACAGTTCTGATactgacgacgacgacgacaatGATTCAGAtgaagaag CTTTAGGTGCTTCCAACAGGGAAGTTCAGGAGAGATTCCAGCATTCAGGAGAAACAATTAGCAGGTACTTTAATGAAGTTCTTAGATCAGTTTGTTCGCTCGCTACAGATTTAATTCAACCTGCAGATCCTGGGTTCGTAAACACACCGAGGGAAATTGTGAACAATCCGAGGTATATGCCACATTTCAAG AATTGTGTAGGAGCTATCGACGGTACACATGTGCATGCATGtgtttcttttgaaaatcaaattccaTTTATCGGCCGAAAAGGTGTGCCGACCCAGAATGTTATGGCTGCATGTAGCTTTGACATGCAATTCACATTTGTTTGGGCGGGTTGGGAAGGTAGTGCACATGATACACGAATTTTTCTCGAGGCAATTGACAATCCACGTATAAAATTTCCTAAGCCACCAGAAG GGAAATACTACTTGGTTGATTCAGGATATCCTAATGAATATGGATTTTTAGGTCCATATAGAGGTCACAGATATCATTTGCAAGAATTTAGGAGGCGAGGACAACCACAAACTCGTGAAGAAATTTTCAACCGTATGCACTCTTCAATACGTTGTGTGATAGAACGAACATTTGGAGTTTGGAAAAAAAGATGGCGAATCCTACAGAATATGCCATCCTTTAATTACAAGACACAAGTTAGAATTGTTGTCGCATCCATGGCAATTCATAATTACATTAGAAGAACTTCAATGCAAGATGTGGCATTTATGGAGTTCGATCGCCATCCTGATTTTGTGCCCGATGATTTTCTAACTGATGTGGCTCCACACTCACAAAGCCAAGGACACCAAAGGCCTTCGCGAATGGATTACGTACGTGATGGGATTGCTGCAAGTTTAATGacagaattataa